From a single Brassica rapa cultivar Chiifu-401-42 chromosome A01, CAAS_Brap_v3.01, whole genome shotgun sequence genomic region:
- the LOC103855620 gene encoding uncharacterized protein LOC103855620, with the protein MGEGEYFSGNDYTMVFWNMDDYPIPVGMDDFGSIRINIVEALERFGYHGEISIDVHCEQLECDVRDELSKARIYYLPEATKVYLTSTAVNKVCSLDMTAFLVRIALPQPPINIAVIAKPKAELVRVLKCLKSRGHTLMLIHPPDGEQLSFSVDTLLAHAHLGDSKEEEEDHPSQGEEEDHLSKGEEEDHLSKGEEDTSVGLGPYYYYCQYLSQKAEKEKEKEEEVEDPYKILDFLEPIRPTVKGAMTAVFWDAQYCPFPPGSTPDEIYHSIESALVERKFTNKTTIWAYLGDGDKNGSALLGDKTWASRIYFFSAGDKASRRIRMTNDICFWAHESSRQPVRESLFIVSDQFRGDLYYVELLHNLVPACLHLFCITPTQDINKPESPEWPGLFFDQGAYRLLLEISEIPAARCCSKKRKTDAGMLFMMEDEEETSGMESNK; encoded by the exons ATGGGCGAAGGCGAGTATTTCTCCG GGAATGATTATACAATGGTCTTCTGGAACATGGATGACTATCCAATCCCTGTTGGCATGGATGATTTTGGTTCTATACGTATCAATATCGTAGAAGCTCTTGAACGATTTGGATATCATGGAGAGATTAGTATCGATGTGCACTGTGAGCAACTCGAGTGCGACGTAAGGGATGAGTTAAGCAAGGCCAGAATCTATTACTTACCTGAGG CTACCAAGGTTTACCTGACTTCGACTGCTGTTAACAAAGTGTGTTCTCTGGATATGACTGCTTTTTTGGTTCGCATAGCGTTACCTCAACCTCCAATTAATATCGCAGTAATCGCAAAACCAAAAGCGGAGTTAGTTAGGGTTCTCAAGTGTTTGAAATCGAGGGGTCACACCCTTATGCTAATTCATCCGCCTGATGGTGAACAACTTAGCTTTAGTGTAGATACGTTGCTTGCTCATGCACATCTCGGTGatagcaaagaagaagaagaagatcatccCTCCCAGggcgaagaagaagatcatCTCTCCAAGggcgaagaagaagatcatCTCTCCAAGGGCGAAGAAGACACCTCTGTTGGACTTGGCCCCTACTACTACTACTGCCAATACCTCTCTCAGAAggctgaaaaagaaaaagaaaaagaagaagaagtagaagatCCCTACAAGATCTTAGATTTCCTCG AGCCTATCAGACCCACCGTCAAAGGGGCTATGACAGCCGTCTTCTGGGATGCTCAGTATTGCCCATTCCCTCCTGGTTCCACTCCTGATGAGATCTACCACTCTATCGAATCAGCTCTTGTGGAAAGGAAGTTTACTAATAAGACTACAATCTGGGCCTATCTTGGTGATGGTGACAAGAACGGTTCTGCCTTACTGGGTGACAAGACTTGGGCCTCCAGAATCTACTTTTTTTCCGCAG GGGATAAAGCCTCGAGAcgtattagaatgacaaatgaCATTTGTTTTTGGGCACATGAATCAAGTCGTCAACCAGTTCGTGAAAGTTTGTTCATAGTCTCTGATCAATTCAGAGGTGATCTCTACTACGTCGAGCTGCTTCACAATTTGGTGCCCGCATGTTTGCATCTTTTCTGCATAACTCCGACTCAGGACATCAATAAACCAGAAAGCCCTGAATGGCCAGGATTGTTTTTTGATCAAGGAGCATATCGTTTGCTGTTGGAAataagcgaaatccctgctgcACGTTGTTGTTCCAAAAAGCGTAAAACCGATGCAGGAATGCTCTTTATGATGGAGGACGAAGAAGAAACAAGTGGCATGGAGTCTAACAAATGA
- the LOC103855629 gene encoding peroxidase 41, with product MIFTMSSFLPVIFLVLVFVPSILSAPVTSLTKDYYQETCPDFSKIVRETVTTTQGPQGRTAAGILRLFFHDCFLEGCDASVLIAKNALNKSERDDELNHSLTEETFDIVTRIKAALEESCPGVVSCADILAQSTHDVVTMIGGPSYEVKLGRKDGFESKAHKVRENLPLPNHTVHDMMSLFQKKGFTLKEMVALSGAHTIGISHCKDFISRVIGPQPDPDIEARYAEVLKSLCKDYTVNETRGSFLDPVTPDKFDNMYYKNLEKGMGLLASDHILFKDNSTRPFVELYANDQTVFFEDFARAMEKLGMVGVKGDKDGEVRRRCDNLNKPNGSVAEPDKSFTGGNISFELNL from the coding sequence ATGATATTCACAATGTCATCGTTTCTTCCCGTTATCTTCCTCGTCCTAGTCTTTGTCCCTTCCATATTATCAGCACCGGTGACAAGTTTAACCAAAGACTATTACCAAGAAACGTGTCCTGATTTCAGTAAAATTGTTCGTGAAACCGTTACGACCACGCAAGGCCCGCAGGGGAGGACAGCTGCTGGAATACTCCGTCTCTTTTTCCACGATTGTTTCTTAGAAGGATGTGACGCGTCCGTACTAATCGCTAAAAATGCTTTAAACAAATCTGAACGCGATGATGAACTCAACCATTCTCTTACGGAAGAAACGTTTGATATCGTGACTCGCATCAAAGCAGCTCTTGAAGAGTCTTGTCCCGGTGTTGTGTCTTGCGCAGACATCTTGGCTCAGTCCACGCATGACGTTGTCACAATGATTGGTGGGCCTTCCTACGAAGTCAAGTTAGGTCGTAAAGATGGGTTTGAGTCGAAAGCTCATAAAGTTAGAGAAAACTTACCATTACCAAACCACACGGTCCACGACATGATGTCGTTATTTCAAAAGAAGGGTTTCACTCTAAAGGAGATGGTTGCACTAAGCGGCGCACACACTATCGGAATTTCTCACTGCAAAGATTTCATCAGCCGGGTCATTGGGCCACAGCCTGATCCAGATATCGAAGCACGATATGCTGAAGTTCTTAAAAGTCTATGCAAGGATTACACAGTGAATGAAACGAGGGGCTCGTTTCTTGATCCGGTGACGCCAGACAAATTCGATAATATGTATTACAAGAACTTGGAAAAAGGGATGGGACTGTTAGCTTCCGACCACATCTTGTTTAAAGATAATAGTACGAGACCGTTCGTGGAGTTGTATGCGAATGACCAGACGGTTTTTTTCGAGGATTTTGCACGTGCCATGGAGAAACTAGGCATGGTCGGTGTTAAAGGAGACAAAGATGGAGAGGTGAGACGCAGATGTGATAACTTAAACAAACCTAACGGTTCAGTGGCGGAGCCAGACAAAAGTTTTACCGGGGGCAATATAAGTTTTGAACTTAATTTATAA
- the LOC103855640 gene encoding probable transcription factor KAN3: MELFPSQPDLYLKINRRREEQEEEDYKEQEEVQRRLLFGSKASDSDRKASDHHIHTLQFTSNNEPTKIDHNQEHMESLHQDLRSNFMVKPIRGIPLHQNQILDHYYYSPTPPFFFSEVNGQHTNPSYSYNLHHRHHRQAQPQAQRLTAKRGVRAPRMRWTTTLHAHFVHAVQLLGGHERATPKSVLELMDVQDLTLAHVKSHLQMYRTIKSTEKPTTSSDIGQSDTCENELKLNSERQARDLQGLWSNSSSEARFHLKAKASGLDMSSNKNVDQRCPSYERLSSDSSSLTGTRPEIETPNLEFTLAIPNLLP, encoded by the exons ATGGAGCTTTTCCCTTCACAACCTGACTTGTACTTGAAGATaaacagaagaagagaagaacaagaagaagaagattataAGGAACAAGAAGAAGTCCAAAGGAGATTACTCTTTGGTAGTAAAGCCTCAGATTCAGACAGAAAGGCTTCTGATCATCATATCCACACCCTCCAATTCACATCAAACAATGAACCCACCAAGATTGATCATAATCAAGAACACATGGAATCTCTACATCAAGATTTGAGATCGAATTTTATGGTGAAACCAATAAGAGGAATTCCTCTTCACCAAAATCAAATCCTTGACCACTACTACTATTCTCCCACTCCTCCTTTTTTCTTCAGTGAAGTCAACGGTCAACACACAAACCCTAGTTATAGTTATAATCTTCACCACCGTCATCATCGTCAAGCTCAGCCGCAGGCGCAAAGATTAACGGCAAAACGAGGAGTAAGGGCTCCGAGGATGCGGTGGACGACGACCCTCCATGCCCATTTCGTTCATGCTGTTCAATTATTGGGTGGTCATGAAA GAGCCACTCCAAAATCAGTACTTGAGTTGATGGATGTTCAAGATCTCACATTGGCTCATGTTAAATCTCATCTACAG ATGTATCGGACCATCAAATCTACTGAGAAGCCTACAACATCATCAg ATATAGGGCAATCAGATACTTGCGAGAATGAATTAAAACTAAACAGTGAGAGACAAGCCAGAGATCTCCAAGGTCTGTGGAGTAACTCCTCAAG TGAAGCTCGGTTCCACTTAAAGGCAAAGGCATCAGGTCTAGACATGTCATCCAATAAG aaTGTGGATCAAAGATGTCCAAGCTACGAACGATTGTCGTCGGATTCGTCAAGTCTCACTGGGACAAGACCAGAGATTGAAACTCCCAATCTCGAG TTCACTTTAGCTATACCAAACCTTCTTCCCTAG
- the LOC103855649 gene encoding binding partner of ACD11 1 isoform X1: MSMTSVKVSNVSLGATERDLKEFFSFSGDILYLEMHSETERSKLAYVTFKDLQGAETAVLLSGATIVDSSVIVTMAPDYQLSTEALASLEPKEDSSKSPRASVFRKAEDVVSSMLAKGFILGKDAIAKAKSVDEKHQLTSTASARVASLDKKIGFTDKINTGTVVVGEKVREVDHKYQVSEKTKSAIAAAEQTVSNAGSAIMKNRYVLTGATWVTGAFSKVAKAAEEVGQMAKEKVGLAEEEDKRKVVDEFARVHLSESPSAAASSEGEESKFSESPEAKKDSEHQEPPQVQQAPPPPVALAQP; encoded by the exons ATGTCC ATGACGAGTGTAAAAGTGAGTAATGTATCTCTAGGAGCTACGGAGCGAGACCTCAAGGAGTTCTTTTCCTTTTCCGGCGACATTCTCTACCTTGAGATGCACAGCGAAACAGAAAGGTCTAAGCTGGCATATGTCACTTTCAAGGATCTACAAGGAGCTGAAACTGCTGTTCTTCTCTCG GGAGCAACCATTGTTGATTCTTCAGTGATTGTCACTATGGCCCCTGATTACCAACTCTCCACTGAGGCTTTAGCTTCCTTG GAACCCAAGGAGGACAGCAGCAAATCTCCCCGTGCATCCGTGTTCCGAAAAGCCGAAGACGTTGTCAGCAGCATGCTCGCAAAGGGATTCATCCTCGGCAAAGACGCCATCGCCAAAGCCAAGAGCGTCGACGAGAAGCACCAGCTAACATCCACTGCGTCAGCCAGGGTCGCGTCTCTCGACAAGAAGATCGGTTTCACCGACAAGATCAACACGGGAACCGTCGTGGTGGGGGAGAAAGTCAGGGAAGTCGATCACAAGTACCAAGTCTCGGAGAAAACCAAATCAGCCATCGCCGCGGCTGAGCAGACGGTGAGCAACGCGGGCTCGGCTATCATGAAGAACAGGTACGTTCTCACGGGAGCCACGTGGGTCACCGGAGCTTTCAGCAAAGTGGCTAAAGCCGCGGAGGAAGTTGGGCAAATGGCGAAAGAGAAAGTTGGTTTGgctgaggaagaagacaagaggAAGGTGGTTGATGAGTTTGCTAGAGTTCACTTGTCTGAGTCACCATCGGCGGCAGCGTCATCAGAGGGAGAAGAATCGAAATTCTCTGAGTCTCCTGAAGCAAAGAAAGATTCTGAACATCAGGAGCCCCCGCAGGTGCAGCAAGCTCCTCCTCCACCTGTGGCGCTGGCTCAACCTTAA
- the LOC103855649 gene encoding binding partner of ACD11 1 isoform X2 codes for MTSVKVSNVSLGATERDLKEFFSFSGDILYLEMHSETERSKLAYVTFKDLQGAETAVLLSGATIVDSSVIVTMAPDYQLSTEALASLEPKEDSSKSPRASVFRKAEDVVSSMLAKGFILGKDAIAKAKSVDEKHQLTSTASARVASLDKKIGFTDKINTGTVVVGEKVREVDHKYQVSEKTKSAIAAAEQTVSNAGSAIMKNRYVLTGATWVTGAFSKVAKAAEEVGQMAKEKVGLAEEEDKRKVVDEFARVHLSESPSAAASSEGEESKFSESPEAKKDSEHQEPPQVQQAPPPPVALAQP; via the exons ATGACGAGTGTAAAAGTGAGTAATGTATCTCTAGGAGCTACGGAGCGAGACCTCAAGGAGTTCTTTTCCTTTTCCGGCGACATTCTCTACCTTGAGATGCACAGCGAAACAGAAAGGTCTAAGCTGGCATATGTCACTTTCAAGGATCTACAAGGAGCTGAAACTGCTGTTCTTCTCTCG GGAGCAACCATTGTTGATTCTTCAGTGATTGTCACTATGGCCCCTGATTACCAACTCTCCACTGAGGCTTTAGCTTCCTTG GAACCCAAGGAGGACAGCAGCAAATCTCCCCGTGCATCCGTGTTCCGAAAAGCCGAAGACGTTGTCAGCAGCATGCTCGCAAAGGGATTCATCCTCGGCAAAGACGCCATCGCCAAAGCCAAGAGCGTCGACGAGAAGCACCAGCTAACATCCACTGCGTCAGCCAGGGTCGCGTCTCTCGACAAGAAGATCGGTTTCACCGACAAGATCAACACGGGAACCGTCGTGGTGGGGGAGAAAGTCAGGGAAGTCGATCACAAGTACCAAGTCTCGGAGAAAACCAAATCAGCCATCGCCGCGGCTGAGCAGACGGTGAGCAACGCGGGCTCGGCTATCATGAAGAACAGGTACGTTCTCACGGGAGCCACGTGGGTCACCGGAGCTTTCAGCAAAGTGGCTAAAGCCGCGGAGGAAGTTGGGCAAATGGCGAAAGAGAAAGTTGGTTTGgctgaggaagaagacaagaggAAGGTGGTTGATGAGTTTGCTAGAGTTCACTTGTCTGAGTCACCATCGGCGGCAGCGTCATCAGAGGGAGAAGAATCGAAATTCTCTGAGTCTCCTGAAGCAAAGAAAGATTCTGAACATCAGGAGCCCCCGCAGGTGCAGCAAGCTCCTCCTCCACCTGTGGCGCTGGCTCAACCTTAA
- the LOC103855658 gene encoding syntaxin-23: MSFQDLEAGRGRSLASSRNINGGGRQDTTQAVASGIFQINTSVSSFQRLVNTLGTPKDTPELRDKLHKTRLQIGQLVKDTAAKLKEASETDHQRGVNQKKKIVDAKLAKDFQSVLKEFQKAQRLAAERETVYAPLVTRPSPPSSYTPSEIDVKGDKHQEQRALLVGSKRQELVLLDNEIAFNEAIIEEREQGIEEIQQQIGEVHEIFKDLAVLVHDQGTMIDDISTHIDNSHAATALGKSHLAKASKTQRSNSSLTCLLLVIFGIVLLIVIIVLAV, from the exons ATGAGTTTCCAAGATTTAGAGGCGGGAAGAGGAAGATCATTAGCTTCTTCACGGAACATCAATGGAGGAGGTAGACAAGACACGACGCAAGCCGTAGCTTCCGGTATTTTTCAGATCAACACGAGCGTCTCCAGCTTCCAACGACTCGTCAACACTCTCGGTACTCCCAAAGACACGCCCGAGCTACGAGATAAGCT GCACAAGACAAGACTACAGATCGGACAGTTGGTGAAAGACACAGCAGCTAAACTTAAAGAAGCTAGTGAAACTGATCATCAGAGAGGTGTCAAT caaaagaagaagattgtTGATGCTAAGCTTGCAAAAGATTTTCAATCTGTATTGAAAGAGTTTCAAAAGGCTCAGCGTCTCGCTGCTGAAAGAGAAACCGTTTATGCTCCTCTTGTCACAAGACCATCTCCTCCATCTAG CTATACACCGAGTGAGATAGATGTGAAGGGAGATAAGCATCAAGAGCAGCGTGCGCTTCTTGTGGGATCAAAAAG ACAAGAACTTGTACTGTTGGACAATGAGATTGCGTTTAATGAGGCTATTATTGAGGAAAGGGAGCAAGGGATAGAAGAAATCCAGCAGCAGATTGGCGAGGTTCATGAAATCTTCAAAGACTTGGCAGTGTTGGTACATGATCAAGGAACCATGATTG ATGATATCAGCACTCACATTGATAACTCCCACGCTGCAACTGCACTAGGAAAATCCCATCTCGCAAAAGCCTCAAAGACACAAAGATCGAATTCTTCTCTG ACGTGCTTGCTCTTGGTGATTTTTGGTATCGTGCTCCTGATTGTTATTATAGTGCTCGCGGTTTGA